In Fervidobacterium nodosum Rt17-B1, one genomic interval encodes:
- a CDS encoding YggT family protein, translated as MFILGNLFYAMGYVLRIFLNFEMTVIIITAILSWIPNMYSFKFYHILRDIAEIVERPIRKYIPPIGYIDITPLIAILILIFLDQFMAQSLIDLGWRLK; from the coding sequence GTGTTTATACTTGGTAATCTTTTCTATGCGATGGGTTATGTTTTGAGAATATTTTTGAATTTTGAAATGACTGTTATAATTATTACCGCGATATTGAGTTGGATACCTAATATGTATTCTTTCAAATTTTATCATATATTGAGGGATATAGCTGAAATTGTGGAAAGACCTATCAGAAAATATATACCCCCGATAGGCTATATAGACATAACCCCTTTGATCGCAATTCTTATTTTGATTTTCCTAGACCAATTCATGGCTCAATCACTTATAGATTTAGGTTGGAGATTGAAATAA